Proteins encoded in a region of the Pseudomonas sp. GOM7 genome:
- a CDS encoding protein-glutamate O-methyltransferase: MQPAGIWALSPVADMSQADFHDWQTLLEERTGVVVSEQRRAFLQTNLSARMRELGVTDYASYYRQVTDGPRGAVEWSTLLDRLTVQETRFFRHQPSFEVLGQYLQERLAGGLGKPWELWSVGCSSGEEPYSLAILAAETLQGSEAPEHFAVTGTDISLGALEKAREGCYSARRLEQVSSELRERYFLAQADGRFKVVPSLAARVCCARLNVLELATAPMSGMDVIFCQNLLIYFRRWRRRDILNRLVESLVPGGLLVVGVGEVAGWQHPQLVPLADERVLAFTRKG, encoded by the coding sequence ATGCAGCCAGCCGGCATCTGGGCGTTGTCGCCCGTGGCCGACATGTCGCAAGCCGATTTCCACGACTGGCAGACGCTCCTCGAAGAGCGCACCGGCGTGGTCGTCAGCGAGCAACGCCGTGCATTCCTGCAGACCAACCTGAGCGCGCGCATGCGCGAACTGGGCGTGACGGATTACGCCAGCTACTACCGCCAGGTGACCGATGGGCCGCGTGGTGCGGTGGAGTGGTCCACCCTGCTGGATCGTCTGACCGTGCAGGAGACCCGCTTCTTCCGCCATCAGCCTTCGTTCGAGGTGCTCGGGCAGTACCTGCAGGAGCGCCTGGCGGGCGGGCTGGGCAAGCCCTGGGAGCTATGGAGCGTGGGCTGCTCCAGTGGTGAGGAGCCTTATTCCCTGGCCATCCTGGCGGCCGAGACATTGCAGGGCAGCGAGGCGCCGGAGCACTTCGCGGTAACCGGCACGGATATCAGCCTGGGCGCATTGGAGAAGGCCCGCGAAGGCTGCTACTCGGCGCGCCGCCTGGAACAGGTGAGCAGTGAGCTGCGCGAACGCTATTTTCTCGCGCAGGCCGATGGACGTTTCAAGGTGGTACCGAGCCTGGCGGCACGTGTGTGCTGTGCCCGGCTCAATGTGCTGGAACTGGCCACGGCGCCGATGTCCGGCATGGATGTGATTTTTTGTCAGAACTTGCTGATCTATTTCCGCCGCTGGCGCCGTCGCGACATCCTCAATCGCCTGGTCGAGAGCCTGGTGCCGGGAGGATTGCTGGTCGTGGGCGTGGGTGAGGTAGCCGGCTGGCAGCACCCGCAACTGGTGCCGCTGGCCGACGAGCGAGTTCTGGCGTTTACCCGCAAGGGATAA
- a CDS encoding chemotaxis protein CheW has product MSDVLTPFQILLDIDQRCRALAAGLPSQQAAVQTWSGIGFRMGERYFVAPMGEVGEVLHEPRYTQLPGVKSWVKGVANVRGRLLPVMDLCGFFGNELSPLRKLRRVLVVDHQDIFAGLTVDEVFGMQHFPVDSFSEQLPPLEASMQPFIHGLFQREQPWLVFSPQALIRDQAFLDVAY; this is encoded by the coding sequence ATGTCGGACGTATTGACCCCTTTCCAGATTCTGCTCGACATCGACCAGCGTTGTCGTGCGCTGGCAGCCGGCCTGCCATCCCAGCAGGCGGCGGTGCAGACCTGGAGCGGCATCGGTTTTCGCATGGGCGAGCGCTATTTCGTGGCGCCGATGGGGGAAGTGGGCGAGGTGCTCCACGAGCCGCGTTATACCCAGTTGCCGGGGGTCAAGAGCTGGGTCAAGGGTGTGGCCAACGTTCGTGGTCGTTTGCTGCCGGTGATGGATCTGTGTGGTTTCTTCGGCAATGAGCTGTCGCCGCTGCGCAAGTTGCGCCGCGTGCTGGTCGTTGATCACCAGGACATCTTCGCAGGCCTTACGGTCGACGAAGTCTTCGGTATGCAGCATTTCCCCGTGGATAGCTTTTCCGAGCAGCTACCGCCTCTGGAGGCGAGCATGCAGCCCTTCATCCACGGGCTATTCCAGCGTGAGCAACCCTGGTTGGTCTTCAGTCCACAGGCTCTGATACGAGACCAGGCGTTCCTCGATGTCGCTTATTAG
- a CDS encoding methyl-accepting chemotaxis protein gives MKKLNASNLLGGARSSALIAGLFVVLIVSIILEFANFAYMNTQSNYDTEYIGHSGELRVLSQRIAKNATEAATGKSEAFGLLRDARNDFQQRWNFLTDGDAETGLPPAPEAVAPQMAAVQQDWDSLRQNADAILASEQTVLSLHQVAATLAETIPQLQVEYEEVVDILLESGAPAAQVAVAQRQSLLAERILGSVNKVLAGDEDSVQAADMFGRDASLFGRVLNAMLEGNAAMEISQVTDAEAQERLSEISELFEFVSGSVDEILETSPELFQVRESANSIFTVSQTLLDKASELAVGFEGQAEGRTINTLFGYALGVLALGSIILIGLVMVRETNRRLAETAEKNERNQAAILRLLDEIADLADGDLTVAATVTEDFTGAIADSINYSIDQLRDLVATINQTAVQVASAAQETQATAMHLAEASEHQAQEIAGASAAINEMAVSIDQVSANASESSAVAERSVAIANKGNEVVHNTITGMDNIREQIQDTSKRIKRLGESSQEIGDIVSLINDIADQTNILALNAAIQASMAGDAGRGFAVVADEVQRLAERSSAATKQIEALVKTIQTDTNEAVISMEQTTSEVVRGARLAQDAGVALEEIEKVSKTLAALIQNISNAARQQASSAGHISNTMNVIQEITSQTSSGTTATARSIGNLAKMASEMRKSVSGFTLPDA, from the coding sequence ATGAAGAAACTCAATGCAAGCAACTTGTTGGGCGGAGCGCGTAGCAGTGCGCTGATCGCGGGCCTGTTCGTGGTGCTGATCGTCTCCATCATATTGGAGTTCGCCAACTTCGCGTACATGAATACGCAGTCGAACTACGACACCGAGTACATCGGTCACTCCGGTGAGCTGCGCGTCCTGTCCCAGCGTATCGCCAAGAACGCCACGGAAGCGGCCACCGGCAAGTCCGAGGCTTTCGGCCTGCTGCGCGATGCGCGCAACGACTTCCAGCAGCGCTGGAACTTCCTCACCGACGGGGACGCCGAAACCGGGCTGCCGCCGGCACCCGAGGCGGTGGCGCCGCAGATGGCAGCCGTGCAGCAGGACTGGGACAGCCTGCGGCAGAATGCCGACGCCATCCTGGCCAGCGAGCAGACCGTACTGTCGTTGCACCAGGTGGCTGCCACCCTGGCCGAAACCATTCCGCAGTTGCAGGTCGAGTACGAGGAGGTGGTCGACATCCTCCTGGAAAGTGGCGCGCCGGCGGCCCAGGTGGCCGTGGCCCAGCGTCAGTCGTTGCTGGCCGAGCGTATTCTCGGCTCGGTGAACAAGGTGCTGGCCGGCGACGAGGATTCGGTGCAGGCCGCCGACATGTTCGGTCGTGACGCCAGCCTGTTCGGCCGCGTGCTCAATGCCATGCTCGAAGGCAATGCGGCCATGGAGATCAGCCAGGTGACCGACGCAGAGGCCCAGGAGCGCCTCTCGGAAATCTCCGAGCTGTTCGAGTTCGTCTCCGGTTCGGTGGACGAGATTCTGGAAACCTCGCCGGAACTGTTCCAGGTGCGTGAATCGGCCAACTCCATCTTCACCGTCTCGCAGACCCTGCTGGACAAGGCCTCGGAACTGGCCGTCGGCTTCGAGGGGCAGGCCGAAGGGCGCACCATCAACACCCTGTTCGGTTATGCGCTGGGCGTTCTGGCACTGGGTTCGATCATCCTCATCGGCCTGGTGATGGTGCGTGAAACCAACCGCCGTCTGGCCGAAACCGCCGAGAAGAACGAACGCAACCAGGCGGCGATTCTGCGTCTGCTCGACGAGATCGCCGACCTCGCCGACGGTGACCTGACAGTGGCCGCGACGGTGACCGAAGACTTCACCGGCGCCATCGCCGACTCCATCAACTACTCCATCGACCAGCTCCGCGACCTGGTGGCCACCATCAACCAGACTGCCGTGCAGGTGGCCTCGGCCGCCCAGGAAACCCAGGCCACTGCCATGCATCTGGCCGAGGCCTCCGAGCACCAGGCACAGGAAATTGCCGGCGCTTCCGCGGCGATCAACGAGATGGCCGTGTCCATCGACCAGGTATCGGCCAACGCCAGCGAATCCTCGGCGGTAGCGGAACGTTCCGTAGCCATCGCCAACAAGGGCAACGAAGTCGTACACAACACCATCACCGGCATGGACAACATCCGTGAGCAGATCCAGGACACCTCGAAGCGGATCAAGCGCCTCGGTGAATCGTCCCAGGAGATCGGTGACATCGTAAGCCTGATCAACGACATTGCCGACCAGACCAACATTCTCGCCCTGAACGCCGCGATCCAGGCGTCCATGGCCGGTGATGCAGGCCGCGGCTTCGCCGTGGTAGCGGACGAGGTACAACGCCTCGCAGAACGTTCCTCGGCGGCGACCAAGCAGATCGAGGCGCTGGTGAAAACCATTCAGACCGACACCAACGAAGCCGTTATCTCCATGGAGCAGACGACTTCCGAAGTGGTGCGCGGTGCCCGCCTGGCGCAGGACGCCGGGGTGGCTCTGGAGGAGATCGAGAAGGTATCGAAAACCCTCGCGGCGCTGATCCAGAACATCTCCAACGCTGCACGGCAGCAGGCCTCTTCGGCCGGCCACATTTCCAACACCATGAACGTGATTCAGGAAATCACCTCGCAGACGTCCTCGGGTACCACCGCCACCGCGCGCAGCATCGGTAACCTGGCCAAGATGGCCAGTGAGATGCGCAAGTCGGTTTCCGGTTTCACCCTCCCGGACGCCTGA
- the pilH gene encoding twitching motility response regulator PilH, whose translation MARILIVDDSPTEMYKLTAMLEKHGHQVLKAENGADGVALARQEKPDVVLMDIVMPGLNGFQATRQLTKDAETSHIPVIIVTTKDQETDKVWGKRQGAKDYLTKPVDEDTLLKTLNSVLAG comes from the coding sequence ATGGCTCGAATTCTGATAGTTGATGACTCCCCGACCGAGATGTACAAACTGACCGCCATGCTGGAAAAGCACGGCCATCAGGTGCTGAAGGCGGAAAATGGTGCTGACGGCGTGGCCCTGGCCCGCCAGGAGAAACCCGACGTCGTGCTGATGGATATCGTCATGCCCGGCCTCAATGGTTTCCAGGCGACTCGTCAACTGACCAAGGATGCCGAAACCAGTCATATCCCGGTGATCATCGTCACCACCAAGGATCAGGAAACCGACAAGGTTTGGGGCAAGCGCCAGGGCGCCAAGGATTACCTGACCAAGCCGGTCGACGAAGATACGCTGCTGAAAACCCTCAACTCGGTACTGGCCGGTTGA
- a CDS encoding Hpt domain-containing protein, producing MGDRHDYVALEWVKGEIAETLKQARQALEAFVENPQDPTRMRFCLTYVHQVHGTLQMVEFYGAALLAEEMEQLAKALMEGRVANQGEALEVLMQAILQLPAYLDRIQSARRDLPMVVLPLLNDLRAARGEKLLSETSLFSPDMSTRQPALPEGGLARLRTAELPVLLRKLRQMLQMALVGIIRNQDLATNLGYMARVFARLENLCKDAPLGALWQIASGMVEGLANGSVVNGTSVRTLLRQVDKELKRLVEQGADGINQPAPDELTKNLLFYVAKAPAQSPRIRALKEQYRLDDALPDSEVVDEERARLAGPDRDAMRSVVAALCEELVRVKDSLDLFVRSDRSRPSELDALLAPLKQIADTLAVLGFAQPRKVILDQIDVVHGLSLGQREPSDAVLMDVAGALLYVEATLAGMVGPSEDSQSEQSHLPTTDVGQIHQLVIKEARNGLEQAKDAIIEFIASQWNHEHLARAPELLTQVRGGLAMIPLPRAAELLAACNRYIQEQLLARKAVPNWQSLDTLADAITSVEYYLERLSEDHGAAGDMILDVAEESLESLGYPLKAKPSILDVPESEPEPLAPLADPLQEIELLGAEDSLLQQPLSEEPSTPELAQDGDWLLDAEPLELDETVIDQPLEHFSLDLEPLEPLPEPQADGESLDEGSFELADESWQLAEDEPPAESNWDDLELADLDLPEVELPSAPEPVAAAPDEEPKPLSMADVMAAPVQAINPPAAEVPPSLLPPPADEEPVDEDLLEVFIEEAGEVLETIAEYLPRWQADNDDKNALIEVRRAFHTLKGSGRMVRALVIGELAWSIENLLNRLLDRSIEPSAPVQQVVLDVVALMPALVDEFAAKAQRQRDDVDQLAATAHALAKGQPAPKFDAPEADEVAEPVGAVEATVTADEVAPAEVEPSDEQPLDSEPLDGEPLDPQLLEIFRNEAETHLETLVGFLADCARELPQPVTDALQRALHTLKGSAYMAGILPMAEIAAPLEKLVKEFKTNLVEIDLSCAELLSEAEQLFRIGLDQLENQPLAPIEGAEAFIERVHAMHQSRLDQAEGERLGRSGEARDPQLIGIFLAEGMDILLDAEELLRKWREHPSERQELSALLEELTTLGRGAEMAELPQIDELCEALLDIYGAVEEGSLAVSERFFDEAEKAHEALIGMMDQVAAALQVTPQPERVAALRSLLEEALDPAKLALLAPGAEGLEVVDLDSVTAALQAEDAADVSLDKLAAEMPDADLDDEMVEIFLEEAVDILDSAGQALERWLGEPDSTLPLSSLQRDLHTLKGGARMAAIRPIGDLGHELESLYEGLVDRRYGYSAELADLLQRSHDRLAQMLEQLQARQALSSGEDLIQAIRRFRQGGAAQGLSPVTALDEPTALDQSAAASEAEKQVDELAALADEPQSEPVVADETPFDSDEPELPEPSPTSDAVAEPEPEPEPEPEPEPEPEPVADVLETEFVPAPEPQAAVPANWHDERDPELVEIFLEEGFDIIDSAGAALLRWMDDVDNSLELEALQRDLHTLKGGARMAEVREIGDLAHELEFLYEGLGAGQLRASPVLFDLLQACHDRLAQMLEAVRDKQAVPQGDALIETIKRFRANPDEQLSIPTAVQLKPASEASADSEADSDILEIFLEEGDDLLQAMEAAIDRWQAQRDDASAIDEMQRILHTLKGGARLAGQKRLGDMSHALEQRLSDALQGDAPWSESLSVDVQSAFEGLQRELDQLRQRLDAGQDSSPEPAAASSADEAPRPSAPKAASAIVAASEQPVQVQADKVLPFVQRAQQAAQEALARRAPQELVKVPAELLEGLVNLAGETSIFRGRVEQQVSDVGFTLSEMEATIDRVRDQLRRLDTETQAQILSRYQAEAERAGYEEFDPLEMDRHSQLQQLSRALFESASDLLDLKETLAAKNRDAETLLLQQARVNTELQEGLMRTRMVPFDRLVPRLRRIVRQVASELGKQVEFVVANAEGEMDRSVLERIVAPLEHMLRNAVDHGIEAAEVRRAAGKPEVGTIRLNLSREGGDIVLTLDDDGGGIRLDAVRRKAIERGLMVEGSDLSDHEVLQFILEAGFSTAEKVTQISGRGVGMDVVHSEVKQLGGAMSIDSEPGQGTRFTIRLPFTVSVNRALMVYSGEDLYAIPLNTIEGIVRVSPYELEAYYAPDAPRFEYAGQAYELKYLGDLLNNGQHPKLVGQSLPLPVILVRSSEHAVAVQVDSLAGSREIVVKSLGPQFAGVPGISGATILGDGRVVVILDLLATIRSLHARLLGQLAPRLLEQAPVAGEEVEAERPTLVMVVDDSVTVRKVTSRLLERNGMNVMTAKDGVDAIAQLQEHKPDIMLLDIEMPRMDGFEVATLVRHDEQLKDLPIIMITSRTGEKHRERAMSIGVNQYLGKPYQESLLLDSIAKLVDSQRGKRA from the coding sequence ATGGGTGATCGGCATGATTATGTCGCCCTGGAGTGGGTCAAAGGCGAGATTGCGGAAACCCTGAAGCAGGCGCGGCAGGCTCTGGAGGCGTTCGTCGAGAACCCGCAGGATCCGACGCGCATGCGCTTCTGCCTGACCTACGTGCACCAGGTTCACGGCACCTTGCAGATGGTCGAGTTCTACGGCGCCGCGCTGCTCGCCGAAGAAATGGAGCAACTGGCCAAGGCTCTGATGGAAGGCCGCGTGGCCAACCAGGGCGAGGCTCTGGAAGTGCTGATGCAGGCCATCCTGCAACTGCCGGCCTACCTTGACCGCATCCAGAGTGCGCGGCGCGACCTGCCCATGGTGGTGCTGCCGCTGCTCAACGACCTGCGCGCCGCTCGTGGCGAGAAGTTGTTGTCGGAAACCAGCCTGTTCTCCCCGGACATGTCCACCCGCCAGCCGGCACTGCCGGAAGGTGGCCTGGCACGCCTGCGCACCGCCGAGCTGCCGGTGTTGCTGCGCAAGCTGCGGCAGATGCTGCAGATGGCTCTGGTCGGCATCATCCGCAATCAGGATCTGGCCACCAATCTGGGCTACATGGCGCGGGTCTTCGCGCGCCTGGAAAACCTGTGCAAGGACGCTCCGCTGGGCGCCCTGTGGCAGATCGCCTCGGGCATGGTCGAAGGCCTGGCCAATGGCAGCGTGGTCAACGGCACCTCGGTGCGCACCCTGCTGCGTCAGGTGGACAAGGAACTCAAACGCCTGGTCGAGCAGGGCGCCGATGGCATCAACCAGCCTGCCCCCGACGAACTGACCAAGAACCTGCTCTTCTACGTGGCCAAGGCACCGGCGCAGTCGCCGCGCATTCGTGCCCTGAAGGAACAGTACCGCCTCGACGACGCGCTGCCGGATAGCGAAGTGGTGGACGAGGAGCGCGCCCGCCTGGCCGGCCCCGACCGCGACGCCATGCGTTCGGTGGTGGCAGCGCTGTGCGAGGAGCTGGTGCGGGTCAAGGACAGCCTCGACCTGTTCGTGCGCAGCGACCGCAGCCGCCCCAGCGAACTGGACGCCCTGCTGGCGCCGCTCAAGCAGATCGCCGATACCCTGGCCGTGCTCGGTTTCGCCCAACCGCGCAAGGTGATCCTCGACCAGATCGATGTCGTCCATGGCCTCTCCCTGGGGCAGCGCGAGCCCAGCGATGCGGTGCTGATGGATGTGGCCGGTGCCCTGCTCTACGTCGAAGCGACCCTGGCCGGCATGGTTGGCCCCAGCGAAGACAGCCAGAGCGAACAGAGCCATCTGCCCACCACCGACGTGGGGCAGATTCACCAGTTGGTCATCAAGGAGGCGCGCAACGGCCTGGAGCAGGCCAAGGACGCGATCATCGAGTTCATCGCCTCGCAGTGGAACCACGAGCATCTGGCGCGTGCCCCGGAGCTGCTGACCCAGGTACGCGGTGGGCTGGCGATGATCCCGCTGCCGCGTGCAGCCGAGCTGCTCGCGGCCTGCAACCGCTACATCCAGGAGCAACTGCTGGCGCGCAAGGCGGTGCCCAACTGGCAAAGCCTGGACACCCTGGCCGATGCCATCACCAGCGTCGAGTATTACCTCGAACGCCTCAGCGAAGACCATGGCGCAGCGGGGGACATGATTCTCGATGTCGCCGAAGAGAGCCTGGAATCGCTCGGTTATCCGCTGAAGGCCAAGCCGTCGATCCTCGACGTCCCCGAGTCCGAACCCGAGCCCTTGGCACCGCTGGCCGATCCGCTGCAGGAGATCGAGCTGCTCGGTGCCGAGGACAGCCTGCTGCAACAGCCCCTGAGCGAAGAACCCTCCACGCCCGAGCTAGCGCAGGACGGCGACTGGCTGCTCGATGCCGAGCCACTGGAGCTCGACGAGACGGTCATCGACCAGCCGCTGGAGCATTTCTCCCTCGACCTGGAACCGCTCGAGCCGTTGCCAGAGCCCCAGGCCGATGGCGAATCCCTGGATGAAGGCAGTTTCGAGCTGGCGGACGAATCCTGGCAGCTCGCCGAGGATGAGCCGCCCGCCGAGAGCAACTGGGATGATCTGGAGCTGGCGGATCTCGACCTGCCGGAGGTGGAGCTGCCCAGCGCGCCCGAGCCGGTCGCCGCCGCTCCGGACGAGGAGCCGAAGCCGCTGTCGATGGCCGATGTCATGGCCGCCCCGGTGCAGGCCATCAACCCGCCCGCTGCCGAGGTGCCGCCCAGCCTGCTACCGCCGCCTGCCGACGAGGAACCGGTCGACGAAGACCTGCTCGAGGTGTTCATCGAAGAGGCCGGCGAGGTGCTGGAGACCATCGCCGAGTACCTGCCCAGATGGCAGGCCGACAATGACGACAAGAATGCCCTGATCGAGGTGCGTCGCGCCTTCCATACCCTCAAGGGCAGTGGCCGCATGGTGCGGGCACTGGTCATCGGCGAGCTGGCCTGGTCCATCGAGAACCTGCTCAACCGCTTGCTCGATCGCAGCATCGAACCGAGTGCCCCGGTGCAGCAGGTGGTGCTCGACGTGGTGGCGCTGATGCCGGCGCTGGTCGACGAGTTCGCCGCCAAGGCCCAGCGCCAGCGTGACGATGTCGACCAGTTGGCCGCCACGGCGCATGCCCTGGCCAAGGGGCAGCCTGCCCCAAAGTTTGACGCCCCGGAAGCCGATGAGGTAGCCGAGCCCGTGGGCGCTGTCGAGGCTACCGTCACTGCCGATGAGGTCGCCCCGGCCGAGGTCGAGCCAAGCGATGAGCAGCCACTGGACAGCGAGCCGCTCGATGGCGAGCCCCTCGATCCACAGTTGCTGGAAATCTTCCGCAACGAAGCGGAAACCCACCTGGAAACCCTGGTCGGCTTCCTGGCCGACTGTGCCCGTGAATTGCCGCAGCCGGTGACCGATGCACTGCAGCGTGCTTTGCATACGCTCAAGGGCAGCGCCTACATGGCAGGTATCCTGCCGATGGCGGAAATCGCCGCGCCGCTGGAGAAGTTGGTCAAGGAGTTCAAGACCAACCTGGTCGAGATCGACCTGAGTTGTGCCGAACTGCTCAGCGAGGCCGAGCAGCTCTTCCGTATTGGTCTCGATCAGCTCGAGAACCAGCCGCTGGCGCCCATCGAGGGGGCCGAAGCCTTCATCGAGCGTGTGCATGCCATGCACCAGTCGCGCCTGGATCAGGCCGAAGGCGAACGGCTGGGGCGCAGCGGTGAGGCGCGCGATCCGCAACTGATCGGGATTTTCCTCGCCGAAGGCATGGACATCCTGCTCGATGCCGAGGAGCTGTTGCGCAAATGGCGTGAACACCCTTCCGAGCGCCAGGAGCTGTCCGCCCTGCTGGAAGAGCTGACCACCCTCGGTCGGGGGGCCGAGATGGCCGAGCTGCCACAGATCGATGAGCTGTGCGAGGCGCTGCTGGATATCTATGGCGCCGTCGAAGAAGGCAGCCTGGCGGTCAGCGAGCGTTTCTTCGACGAGGCGGAAAAGGCTCATGAGGCCCTGATCGGCATGATGGATCAGGTGGCGGCGGCCTTGCAGGTCACCCCTCAGCCCGAGCGTGTCGCGGCATTACGCAGCCTGCTCGAAGAGGCCCTCGATCCGGCCAAGCTGGCCCTGCTGGCACCGGGCGCCGAGGGGCTCGAAGTCGTCGACCTGGACAGCGTCACCGCAGCGTTGCAGGCCGAAGATGCGGCGGATGTCAGCCTGGACAAGCTGGCGGCCGAAATGCCGGACGCCGATCTCGACGACGAAATGGTGGAGATCTTCCTCGAAGAGGCGGTGGACATCCTCGACAGCGCTGGCCAGGCACTGGAGCGCTGGCTTGGCGAGCCGGACAGCACCCTGCCGCTGTCCTCTCTGCAGCGTGACCTGCACACCCTCAAGGGTGGCGCGCGGATGGCAGCGATTCGCCCCATCGGTGACCTGGGCCACGAGCTGGAGTCGCTTTACGAAGGCCTGGTGGATCGTCGCTATGGCTACTCGGCCGAATTGGCCGATCTGCTGCAGCGTAGTCATGACCGCCTGGCGCAGATGCTCGAACAATTGCAAGCGCGCCAGGCACTGAGCAGCGGCGAGGATCTGATCCAGGCCATCCGACGTTTTCGTCAGGGCGGTGCGGCCCAGGGGCTGAGCCCCGTCACGGCGCTGGACGAACCCACTGCTCTTGACCAGTCCGCCGCGGCGAGCGAAGCCGAGAAGCAGGTCGATGAGTTGGCTGCCCTGGCTGATGAGCCGCAGAGCGAGCCGGTCGTAGCCGATGAGACGCCATTCGACTCCGATGAGCCCGAGTTGCCCGAGCCGTCACCCACCAGTGATGCTGTTGCCGAGCCCGAGCCCGAGCCCGAGCCCGAGCCCGAGCCCGAGCCCGAGCCCGAGCCCGTAGCCGATGTGCTGGAAACGGAATTCGTGCCAGCGCCTGAGCCGCAGGCTGCGGTGCCCGCGAACTGGCATGACGAGCGTGACCCCGAACTGGTGGAAATCTTCCTCGAGGAAGGTTTCGACATCATCGACAGCGCCGGTGCGGCCTTGCTGCGCTGGATGGACGATGTCGACAACAGCCTGGAGCTGGAAGCCCTGCAGCGTGACCTGCACACCCTCAAGGGTGGGGCGCGCATGGCCGAGGTGCGCGAGATCGGCGACCTGGCCCATGAGCTGGAATTCCTCTACGAGGGCTTGGGTGCTGGACAACTGCGCGCCAGCCCGGTGTTGTTCGACCTGCTGCAGGCTTGTCATGACCGCTTGGCACAGATGCTCGAGGCGGTTCGCGACAAGCAGGCCGTGCCGCAGGGCGATGCCCTGATCGAAACCATCAAACGCTTCCGCGCCAACCCGGACGAGCAACTGAGCATTCCCACGGCCGTGCAGCTCAAGCCCGCGTCCGAGGCCAGCGCGGACAGCGAGGCCGACAGCGACATCCTGGAAATATTCCTGGAAGAGGGCGACGACCTGCTGCAGGCCATGGAAGCGGCCATCGACCGTTGGCAAGCGCAGCGCGACGACGCCAGTGCCATCGACGAGATGCAGCGCATCCTGCACACCCTCAAGGGCGGTGCACGTCTGGCCGGGCAGAAGCGCCTGGGCGACATGAGCCATGCCCTGGAACAGCGCCTGAGCGATGCTCTGCAAGGCGATGCGCCCTGGTCCGAGAGCCTGTCCGTCGATGTGCAGTCCGCCTTCGAGGGGCTGCAGCGGGAACTGGATCAACTGCGTCAGCGTCTCGACGCCGGCCAGGACAGCAGCCCCGAACCGGCTGCGGCCTCCAGCGCCGATGAAGCGCCCAGGCCGTCAGCGCCGAAAGCCGCCAGCGCCATAGTCGCGGCCAGCGAGCAGCCCGTGCAGGTACAGGCCGACAAGGTGCTGCCGTTCGTTCAGCGCGCCCAGCAGGCCGCTCAGGAAGCGCTTGCCCGCCGCGCCCCGCAGGAACTGGTGAAGGTGCCGGCGGAACTGCTCGAGGGGCTGGTCAACCTGGCCGGTGAAACCTCGATCTTCCGCGGCCGTGTCGAGCAGCAGGTGAGCGATGTCGGCTTCACCCTGAGCGAGATGGAGGCGACCATCGACCGCGTGCGTGACCAACTGCGCCGCCTCGATACCGAAACCCAGGCGCAGATTCTCAGCCGCTACCAGGCCGAGGCCGAACGTGCCGGCTACGAAGAATTCGACCCGCTGGAAATGGACCGTCACTCGCAACTGCAGCAGCTCTCCCGCGCGTTGTTCGAGTCGGCGTCCGACCTGCTCGACCTCAAGGAAACCCTGGCGGCGAAGAACCGCGACGCTGAAACCCTGTTGCTGCAGCAGGCGCGGGTCAACACCGAGTTGCAGGAAGGCCTGATGCGCACGCGCATGGTGCCCTTCGACCGTCTGGTGCCGCGTTTGCGTCGCATCGTTCGCCAGGTGGCGAGCGAGCTGGGCAAGCAGGTGGAATTCGTCGTCGCTAACGCCGAAGGCGAGATGGATCGCTCCGTGCTCGAGCGCATCGTCGCGCCCCTGGAGCACATGCTGCGCAACGCCGTCGACCACGGCATCGAGGCCGCCGAGGTACGCCGTGCCGCCGGCAAACCCGAGGTCGGCACCATTCGCCTGAACCTGAGCCGCGAGGGGGGCGATATCGTCCTCACCCTGGACGACGATGGTGGCGGTATCCGCCTCGACGCCGTGCGACGCAAGGCCATCGAACGTGGCCTGATGGTTGAAGGCAGCGATCTCAGCGACCACGAGGTGCTGCAGTTCATCCTCGAGGCCGGTTTCTCCACGGCGGAGAAGGTCACGCAGATCTCCGGACGTGGCGTCGGCATGGACGTGGTGCACTCGGAGGTCAAGCAGCTCGGCGGTGCCATGAGCATCGATTCGGAGCCGGGCCAGGGCACACGCTTCACCATCCGTCTGCCATTCACCGTGTCGGTCAACCGCGCGCTGATGGTCTATTCCGGCGAAGACCTCTATGCCATTCCGCTGAACACCATCGAAGGTATCGTGCGGGTGTCGCCCTACGAGCTGGAAGCCTACTACGCACCCGATGCGCCGCGCTTCGAGTACGCCGGCCAGGCCTACGAGCTGAAATACCTGGGTGACCTGCTGAACAACGGCCAGCATCCCAAGCTGGTGGGCCAGAGCCTGCCGCTGCCGGTGATCCTGGTGCGTTCAAGCGAACATGCGGTGGCCGTGCAGGTCGACAGCCTGGCCGGTTCGCGCGAGATCGTGGTCAAGAGCCTCGGCCCGCAGTTCGCCGGGGTGCCCGGTATTTCCGGTGCGACCATCCTCGGTGACGGCCGCGTGGTGGTGATCCTCGATCTGCTGGCCACCATCCGCAGCCTGCATGCCCGCCTGCTCGGCCAACTGGCACCGCGTCTGCTCGAGCAGGCGCCCGTGGCCGGCGAAGAGGTGGAAGCCGAGCGGCCGACCCTGGTCATGGTGGTGGACGACTCGGTCACCGTGCGCAAGGTCACCAGCCGCCTGCTCGAACGCAACGGCATGAACGTGATGACCGCCAAGGACGGGGTGGACGCCATCGCCCAATTGCAGGAGCACAAGCCCGACATCATGCTGCTGGACATCGAGATGCCGCGCATGGATGGCTTCGAGGTGGCGACCCTGGTGCGCCATGACGAACAGCTCAAGGATCTGCCGATCATCATGATCACCTCGCGTACCGGCGAGAAGCACCGCGAGCGTGCCATGAGCATCGGCGTCAACCAGTACCTCGGCAAGCCTTATCAGGAGTCCCTGTTGCTCGATAGCATCGCAAAGCTGGTGGATAGCCAGCGGGGTAAGCGAGCATGA